From a single Nostoc sp. MS1 genomic region:
- a CDS encoding pentapeptide repeat-containing protein: protein MTTPIVKKTNNPLGNNPAKTSSIPLVKRRLAAWVTEISLLAAAGLVPYGLGMFVNSRSEINREPLHPVLVVTERAIARPLALPADYGIRNVAWPTNYLWMLALLAPTTLSWWQLYLLAKTGSTLPKRWFGVKVVNEEGTPPGLAAVVVREGIGRWTVPVSVAYILWRYSFAFPNLPLFTSLAVLMVVGEALALPARRGRKALHDWLAGTYVVDANRPVAAPDVAASGRSLATANQTEEGNQALGATAMAMSYHQPEALATDNSSLVSLWRRMQQNPNLTLFGVALTSMTAVLATLIGTQVYIQTQHGNRESQKVNSQQFLALVQQLSPESGATIEDRQRTILALGSLKDFQSIQFLTDMMVKENNPILIDTIQQSLTSVGIDAIPELQNKNQFLASELDSVGSASPEREARQKRLQINQQTINKILNVYSGKTTGLDLSRTQLGQSGTAGSSFFSLVLDNSDLSGIKFKGANLNQASFKGSRFRGVGEDGRWDTFDDAIADLSQAQMKQANFTDANLSRVLMTRSDLSRATLNRANLANARLIGANLSSAQLVGADLRGAVLENASLTGADLGDAKLQEANLYGARLGRVIAIGTQLSFANLTKTSWQNSDLSGADLERANLSNADFSSSRMTGATLRSAQLENANLQNADLSLVDLRGANVAGADFKNTILTPSKQDPSDQFVQTPDLGSVSAVVKGVDFSQAKNLDAKQLAYICTQGGIHPRCP from the coding sequence ATGACCACCCCAATTGTTAAAAAAACTAATAATCCCCTTGGTAACAATCCAGCCAAAACCAGTTCGATACCCTTAGTCAAAAGACGCTTGGCAGCTTGGGTGACTGAAATTAGCTTATTGGCTGCCGCCGGCTTGGTTCCTTATGGTCTGGGTATGTTTGTCAATTCCAGAAGTGAGATTAATCGAGAACCGCTTCATCCAGTATTAGTGGTGACAGAAAGAGCGATCGCTAGACCTTTGGCATTACCCGCAGACTACGGTATTCGTAATGTAGCTTGGCCAACTAATTACTTATGGATGTTAGCTTTATTAGCACCCACTACCCTTTCATGGTGGCAATTATACTTACTAGCAAAAACAGGTAGCACCCTTCCTAAACGCTGGTTTGGTGTGAAGGTCGTCAACGAGGAAGGTACTCCCCCAGGTTTAGCCGCCGTTGTCGTCAGGGAAGGGATAGGTCGCTGGACTGTACCTGTGTCTGTTGCTTACATTCTCTGGCGCTACAGTTTTGCTTTCCCCAACTTGCCATTGTTCACCTCATTGGCAGTATTGATGGTGGTAGGTGAAGCTTTAGCCTTACCCGCACGCCGAGGACGGAAAGCCTTGCATGATTGGTTGGCAGGTACTTACGTAGTCGATGCTAATCGTCCCGTAGCCGCCCCAGATGTAGCTGCTAGTGGACGGAGTTTGGCGACTGCTAATCAGACTGAGGAGGGAAATCAGGCATTAGGTGCAACAGCAATGGCCATGAGTTACCACCAACCAGAAGCTTTAGCTACAGATAACAGCAGCTTGGTTTCTCTATGGCGGCGGATGCAGCAAAATCCTAACCTCACCCTGTTCGGTGTCGCCCTCACCAGTATGACGGCTGTATTAGCTACCTTAATTGGGACTCAAGTTTACATCCAAACTCAGCACGGGAATCGAGAATCGCAAAAAGTTAATAGTCAGCAGTTCTTGGCACTGGTGCAACAATTAAGTCCTGAGTCTGGGGCTACCATTGAAGACCGCCAAAGAACAATTTTAGCTTTGGGTAGTCTCAAAGATTTCCAGTCTATCCAGTTTTTGACGGATATGATGGTCAAGGAAAATAATCCCATCCTGATAGACACCATCCAACAGTCGCTAACCAGTGTAGGAATAGATGCCATTCCCGAATTACAAAACAAAAACCAGTTTTTGGCTTCAGAATTAGATTCTGTTGGTAGCGCCTCCCCAGAACGAGAAGCGCGACAAAAGCGGCTACAAATTAACCAACAGACAATTAATAAAATCCTCAATGTTTACAGTGGTAAAACTACAGGGCTTGACCTGAGCCGGACTCAACTTGGTCAAAGCGGTACTGCGGGTAGTTCTTTCTTCAGCTTGGTTTTAGACAATAGTGATTTATCAGGCATCAAATTTAAAGGTGCTAATCTTAACCAAGCTAGTTTTAAGGGTAGCCGTTTTCGTGGTGTTGGTGAAGATGGACGCTGGGATACTTTTGATGATGCGATCGCTGATTTAAGTCAAGCGCAGATGAAACAAGCCAATTTCACTGATGCTAACCTCAGTCGTGTCCTCATGACTCGCAGCGACTTAAGCCGCGCTACCCTCAACAGAGCTAACTTAGCAAATGCCCGCTTAATTGGTGCAAACCTCAGCAGCGCTCAATTAGTAGGAGCCGATTTGCGAGGCGCTGTTTTAGAAAATGCCAGCTTAACAGGGGCAGATTTAGGTGATGCTAAATTACAAGAAGCTAACCTCTATGGCGCACGTCTTGGTCGAGTCATCGCCATAGGCACTCAATTATCGTTTGCAAACCTAACTAAAACTAGTTGGCAAAATTCAGACCTTTCTGGTGCTGATTTAGAGCGAGCCAATCTCAGCAATGCTGACTTCAGTTCCAGTCGCATGACAGGAGCGACTTTGCGATCGGCTCAACTAGAAAATGCTAATCTGCAAAATGCTGACCTAAGTCTTGTAGATTTACGAGGAGCAAACGTTGCCGGTGCTGACTTTAAAAATACAATCCTCACCCCCAGCAAACAAGACCCATCTGATCAATTTGTCCAAACCCCAGATTTAGGTTCGGTGTCTGCGGTAGTCAAAGGCGTAGATTTTTCTCAAGCGAAAAATTTAGATGCCAAGCAACTAGCTTATATTTGCACTCAAGGCGGGATTCATCCTCGTTGTCCGTAG
- a CDS encoding Uma2 family endonuclease, whose product MSEANLFPTLAVNIPPTLTLMVSHEQFVELALANRDLQLERTATGELIVMPPTGSDTGYRNSDINGQLWFWNRQAKLGVVFDSSSGFHLPNGSDRSPDAAWISQERWDALSIEQQETFAPICPDFVLELRSKNDSIEKLRAKMREYIENGAHLGWLIDRKNQQVEIYRTGQDVEVLNRLTTLSGEDVFTGFVLDLTEVWS is encoded by the coding sequence ATGAGTGAAGCTAATCTATTCCCTACTTTGGCAGTGAATATCCCGCCTACGCTAACGCTGATGGTATCTCATGAGCAGTTTGTAGAGTTAGCACTGGCTAACCGAGATTTACAATTGGAACGGACTGCTACGGGTGAGTTGATTGTTATGCCGCCAACGGGGAGTGATACAGGCTACAGAAATTCGGATATTAATGGACAATTGTGGTTTTGGAACCGTCAGGCTAAATTAGGCGTAGTTTTCGACTCTTCTAGTGGCTTTCATCTTCCTAACGGGAGCGATCGCTCTCCTGATGCAGCGTGGATAAGTCAAGAAAGATGGGATGCCCTCAGTATAGAACAGCAAGAGACTTTTGCCCCCATCTGTCCTGATTTTGTGCTGGAACTACGGTCTAAAAATGACTCGATAGAAAAGTTACGCGCCAAGATGAGAGAATACATAGAAAATGGCGCTCATTTAGGTTGGTTGATTGACCGTAAAAATCAACAAGTAGAAATTTATCGTACAGGTCAAGATGTGGAAGTATTGAATCGACTGACAACTTTGTCAGGAGAAGATGTTTTTACAGGGTTTGTCCTAGATTTAACTGAAGTCTGGAGTTAA
- the bioB gene encoding biotin synthase BioB, with translation MSVGRLRYDWQNAEIRAIYDTPLLELIYQAASVHRQFHNPKQIQVCKLISIKTGGCPEDCSYCAQSSRYQTEVKPQALLDKQTVVEIAQNAKQKGVSRVCMGAAWREVRENSQFDRVLEMVKDVTDMGLEVCCTLGMLTADQAKRLEDAGLYAYNHNLDTSSDYYSTIITTRTYSDRLNTIENVRQTNVTVCSGGILGLGESVDDRVSMLQTLASLNPHPESVPINILSQVEGTPLENQPDVPIWDVVRMIATARIVMPTSDVRLSAGRARLSQVEQALCFMAGANSIFSSDDNKMLTVTTPCPDYDADQEMLNLLGLEMRPPAQRPNLVGVRNS, from the coding sequence ATGTCGGTGGGAAGATTACGCTACGATTGGCAAAATGCAGAGATTCGCGCCATATATGATACGCCGTTGCTAGAGTTGATTTATCAAGCTGCTAGTGTACATCGGCAGTTTCATAATCCTAAACAAATCCAAGTATGTAAGCTGATATCGATTAAAACTGGTGGGTGTCCAGAAGATTGTAGTTACTGCGCCCAGTCTTCCCGTTATCAGACTGAGGTGAAACCGCAAGCACTGCTAGATAAACAAACGGTGGTGGAAATTGCCCAAAACGCTAAACAAAAGGGTGTTAGCCGTGTTTGTATGGGTGCAGCTTGGCGGGAAGTGCGGGAAAATTCTCAGTTTGACCGCGTTTTGGAAATGGTCAAGGATGTTACAGACATGGGTTTGGAAGTATGCTGTACTTTGGGGATGCTGACGGCAGACCAAGCCAAGCGCCTAGAGGATGCTGGATTGTATGCTTATAACCATAATTTGGATACGTCATCTGATTATTACAGCACAATTATCACTACAAGAACTTATAGCGATCGCCTAAATACTATCGAAAATGTCCGGCAGACTAATGTTACTGTATGTTCTGGCGGTATTCTCGGTTTAGGTGAAAGCGTTGATGACCGTGTTTCAATGTTGCAAACATTGGCTAGTCTCAATCCTCATCCAGAGTCAGTACCAATTAATATATTGTCTCAGGTGGAAGGTACACCCTTGGAAAATCAGCCTGATGTACCTATCTGGGATGTAGTCAGAATGATTGCAACTGCACGTATAGTTATGCCTACTTCTGATGTGCGCTTAAGTGCAGGTAGAGCGAGGCTTTCTCAGGTGGAACAAGCCTTATGCTTTATGGCGGGGGCAAATTCCATCTTTTCTAGCGACGATAATAAGATGCTGACGGTAACGACTCCCTGTCCAGATTACGATGCTGACCAGGAAATGCTCAACTTGTTGGGTTTAGAAATGCGTCCTCCAGCCCAAAGACCAAACCTTGTGGGAGTTCGTAATTCGTAA
- the petL gene encoding cytochrome b6-f complex subunit PetL, whose product MLAIVAYIGFLALFTGIAAGLLFGLRSAKIL is encoded by the coding sequence ATGTTAGCAATAGTAGCGTATATTGGCTTTTTGGCGTTGTTTACCGGAATAGCTGCTGGTTTGCTGTTTGGTCTGCGTTCTGCCAAGATTCTGTAG
- a CDS encoding class I SAM-dependent methyltransferase, which yields MSQKPSPSHLSTSQNPYKNNTNSSDKWQQRVAQVAYRFNQQYQNQSSELPAEVQEMPIYLEWVSGILAGKLASPFWEIARPQKNQHCLDIGCGVSFLIYPWRDWQAFFYGQEVSNFARDTLNSRGSQLNSKLFKGVELGAAHQLNYTPSYFDLAIATGFGCYFPLEYWTLVLQEVKRVLKPGGHFVFDILNAEHPQAEDWAVLETYLGAEVFLEPIAEWEKIINSAGAKVVGRQPGEFFDLYKVRF from the coding sequence ATGTCGCAAAAGCCATCTCCCAGCCATCTTTCTACTTCACAAAATCCTTACAAAAACAACACTAATAGTTCAGATAAATGGCAACAAAGGGTAGCACAGGTAGCATATCGCTTTAATCAACAGTATCAAAATCAATCTTCAGAGCTACCAGCAGAAGTACAGGAAATGCCGATTTATCTAGAGTGGGTTTCTGGCATATTGGCAGGAAAACTAGCTTCTCCTTTCTGGGAAATTGCCCGTCCGCAAAAGAATCAGCACTGTTTAGATATTGGTTGTGGTGTCAGCTTTTTGATTTATCCTTGGCGAGATTGGCAAGCGTTTTTCTATGGGCAAGAGGTGAGTAATTTCGCACGGGATACGCTTAATTCTCGTGGTTCGCAGTTGAACTCCAAGCTGTTCAAGGGGGTGGAGTTAGGCGCAGCGCATCAGCTAAACTACACACCATCTTATTTTGATTTAGCGATCGCTACCGGATTCGGTTGTTATTTTCCCTTAGAATATTGGACATTAGTTTTACAAGAAGTAAAACGGGTGTTAAAACCAGGGGGACATTTTGTCTTTGACATCCTCAACGCCGAACACCCACAAGCCGAAGATTGGGCAGTTTTAGAAACTTACTTGGGTGCAGAAGTGTTCCTAGAACCTATAGCCGAGTGGGAAAAAATAATTAACTCGGCTGGTGCTAAAGTGGTTGGACGACAACCAGGGGAGTTTTTTGATTTGTACAAGGTGCGGTTTTAA
- a CDS encoding PEP-CTERM sorting domain-containing protein (PEP-CTERM proteins occur, often in large numbers, in the proteomes of bacteria that also encode an exosortase, a predicted intramembrane cysteine proteinase. The presence of a PEP-CTERM domain at a protein's C-terminus predicts cleavage within the sorting domain, followed by covalent anchoring to some some component of the (usually Gram-negative) cell surface. Many PEP-CTERM proteins exhibit an unusual sequence composition that includes large numbers of potential glycosylation sites. Expression of one such protein has been shown restore the ability of a bacterium to form floc, a type of biofilm.) yields MTGSIFKQLAAVTVGTTLIFALGESIPTQAATITYNFSNTSKTLTGFFSFDQAAVADDQQATVAEGLKIVANYGGQTFTEADYSNASVWTDFSGKIANNQFLGLEFVVPNQFSVYRDNFIDATSVESVNYSSVPEPASILGLSVIGLGLLVGKKSQFIKSVNTKA; encoded by the coding sequence ATGACTGGCTCTATCTTCAAACAATTAGCAGCTGTAACAGTAGGAACCACTCTCATATTCGCTTTAGGAGAGAGTATTCCTACCCAAGCCGCCACCATCACCTATAACTTCTCCAACACGAGCAAAACACTTACTGGCTTTTTCTCTTTTGACCAAGCCGCAGTAGCAGATGACCAACAAGCTACAGTGGCAGAAGGGTTAAAGATTGTTGCTAACTATGGTGGTCAGACATTCACTGAAGCAGACTACTCAAATGCGTCTGTTTGGACTGATTTTTCTGGGAAAATTGCTAACAATCAATTCTTAGGATTAGAATTTGTTGTACCAAATCAATTCTCAGTCTACAGGGACAATTTTATTGATGCGACTAGCGTAGAATCTGTAAATTACAGTAGTGTTCCTGAACCTGCATCTATACTTGGCTTATCCGTGATTGGACTGGGTTTATTAGTAGGTAAAAAATCGCAGTTTATTAAGTCGGTAAACACAAAAGCTTGA
- a CDS encoding serine/threonine protein kinase has protein sequence MLAGKTLQGGKYTLMQEIGRGGFGITFKATHHYLGHEVVMKTINERLRQHPDFAKFERQFQDEARRLATCIHPNIVRVSDFFVEDGLPYMVMEYIPGETLGDAFVLPAIPLPEETAIHYIRQIGAALQVVHNNGLLHRDIKPDNIILRQGTQEVVLIDFGIAREFNSSVRQTHTGLVSEGYSPIEQYLTQAQRTPATDVYGLAATLYALLTGQVPLPALLRDREQMPAPRELQPHLSAAVNQAVMRGMAVESRFRPQTVAEWLQLLPGSSITPIHSLPTHAVPTIDLSVHLQEKFSGAKTPSSVNKPSPLKNFALPKHGIPKALLGVSIALVAATAGFRLTSLFSHSQQQPTAKPLFEQRPMVPVGKKPNVNSDEAQDNAGQNSQNSLSEETIPVSTYKRRRRSLTNQQTETPTNNNSPESSPQPNTRESQRPEIAPTPSLVEKLREYRSSRQANPANTKNTTLPTASQNSTTPQIPLQPNSVVVPTQPVEPRNSDSSIVVPTVEVKPNSSTDSQTQTSSEKNEKPADTSQNNN, from the coding sequence ATGTTAGCAGGCAAAACTTTACAGGGTGGAAAATACACCCTCATGCAGGAAATAGGACGTGGTGGCTTTGGCATTACGTTTAAAGCCACTCATCACTACTTGGGACATGAGGTGGTAATGAAAACCATCAACGAACGGCTGCGCCAACACCCTGATTTTGCCAAATTTGAGCGTCAATTCCAAGATGAAGCCAGAAGATTAGCTACTTGTATCCATCCTAATATTGTCAGAGTCAGTGATTTTTTTGTTGAGGATGGACTACCTTACATGGTAATGGAGTATATCCCCGGTGAAACCTTGGGGGATGCTTTTGTTTTACCAGCCATACCCTTACCAGAAGAAACTGCAATTCATTACATCCGCCAAATTGGGGCAGCATTGCAGGTAGTACACAACAACGGCTTACTACATCGAGATATAAAACCAGATAATATTATCCTTCGCCAAGGTACACAGGAGGTAGTGCTAATTGATTTTGGCATTGCCCGTGAATTTAATAGCAGTGTACGGCAAACACACACAGGTTTAGTCTCTGAAGGCTATTCCCCCATAGAACAATACTTAACTCAAGCACAGCGCACACCTGCTACAGATGTCTATGGTTTAGCCGCAACATTATATGCACTGTTAACAGGGCAAGTTCCTTTACCAGCATTATTGCGCGATCGCGAACAAATGCCAGCCCCCCGCGAACTCCAACCCCACCTCAGCGCAGCCGTCAATCAAGCAGTTATGCGCGGTATGGCAGTAGAATCACGCTTTCGTCCGCAAACAGTTGCCGAATGGTTGCAACTACTCCCAGGTAGCAGCATAACCCCAATTCATTCATTACCCACTCATGCAGTGCCAACCATTGATTTATCTGTGCATCTGCAAGAAAAGTTTTCTGGTGCTAAGACACCCAGTAGTGTCAACAAACCATCACCACTGAAAAATTTTGCCTTACCTAAGCATGGCATCCCTAAAGCCTTACTCGGTGTCAGCATCGCTTTAGTAGCAGCCACAGCCGGATTTCGTCTTACTAGCCTATTTTCTCACTCTCAGCAGCAACCAACAGCAAAACCCTTGTTTGAACAACGCCCAATGGTTCCTGTAGGCAAAAAACCCAACGTTAACTCTGATGAAGCGCAAGATAACGCCGGACAAAATTCTCAAAATTCTCTCAGTGAGGAAACCATACCCGTTTCCACCTATAAACGGCGCAGGCGTAGCTTAACTAACCAACAAACCGAAACACCTACTAACAATAATTCTCCCGAATCCTCGCCACAACCCAATACAAGAGAATCACAGCGCCCTGAAATTGCACCTACACCATCTCTAGTAGAGAAACTGCGAGAATACCGTTCATCTCGTCAAGCAAACCCTGCTAATACCAAAAATACTACCCTACCCACTGCTAGTCAAAATTCGACTACTCCTCAAATTCCGCTACAACCAAATTCCGTAGTTGTACCCACGCAACCTGTAGAACCAAGAAATTCCGATTCTTCTATAGTAGTGCCAACTGTGGAAGTCAAACCAAATTCCTCTACCGATAGTCAAACTCAAACATCATCTGAGAAAAACGAAAAACCCGCAGATACTTCACAAAATAATAATTAG
- a CDS encoding cation diffusion facilitator family transporter → MQERTDIQVSRMVLSAQQHLMDSSKSESTSSSSLSSGSTHISPVKQNIQALWTTLILLSIFFCVELGAGIWSHSLSLLADAEHILSDVAALGLALIAAWLSQSISQKTIFGRYRLEIVAALINGISLACIACWIVKEALVRLQSPTTEILGVPMLATALIGVGVNSFNAFYLHKCSHHDLNIKGALLHLIADLASSVGAVLAAIAIIWLNWTWADGVISLVVAMLIASFAAYLLIQSVQCLRGQIIDINELACMCPPESPDCQERQQAEKLLFPTLEELVQ, encoded by the coding sequence ATGCAGGAACGTACAGATATTCAGGTATCAAGAATGGTGCTTTCGGCACAACAGCATCTGATGGATAGCTCGAAATCCGAGTCAACCTCTAGCAGTTCCCTGAGTTCAGGTTCAACGCACATAAGCCCGGTTAAACAAAATATCCAGGCGTTGTGGACTACCTTAATTTTACTCAGCATCTTTTTTTGTGTGGAACTAGGTGCAGGAATTTGGAGCCATAGTCTGTCCCTGTTAGCAGATGCGGAACATATTCTTTCAGATGTAGCAGCATTAGGACTAGCACTAATTGCTGCCTGGTTATCTCAATCAATATCCCAAAAAACTATATTTGGGCGCTATCGATTAGAAATTGTTGCGGCATTAATTAATGGTATCAGTTTAGCTTGTATTGCTTGTTGGATAGTTAAAGAAGCTTTGGTACGGTTGCAATCTCCCACCACAGAGATTTTAGGCGTACCGATGTTAGCAACTGCGTTAATTGGTGTAGGTGTTAACAGTTTTAACGCTTTTTATCTACACAAATGCAGTCATCATGACCTCAATATTAAAGGTGCATTACTACATTTAATAGCGGATTTGGCCAGTTCTGTTGGTGCAGTGCTAGCTGCGATCGCTATTATATGGCTGAACTGGACATGGGCTGATGGTGTCATCAGCTTAGTGGTAGCAATGTTGATAGCTTCTTTCGCTGCTTATTTGCTAATTCAAAGCGTGCAGTGTTTACGGGGTCAAATAATCGATATTAATGAACTAGCCTGTATGTGTCCTCCAGAATCGCCAGATTGTCAAGAACGCCAGCAGGCAGAAAAACTATTGTTTCCCACCTTAGAGGAACTTGTCCAATGA
- a CDS encoding alkaline phosphatase: MISILQNYRRALCFAMSTFFCAIWLVFATPGVESALAAGNGINVIIMIGDGMGWQMARAAAVAKGAPFYTSGKGSGLSFQKLTGYGLVTTYGTTIQNSTPADPTNQTHITNNSALDGTNPSTGKSSVRPNFEFLPTPFNPGDRADGNSEAPGNLTGYDPSKGGPAPWIPLSPATPGSYDKEYIKHSYPDSANTATTLYTGVKSYNNALGVDVYEQKLKTILEIAKEQGKATGLVTSVPISHATPAAAASYVNRRSKYDSVYDPNKTNQDSILQQTLLDFKPNVLLGGGHPLDFENRTNTGPIPKYTYITQDTYEHLKNNPNPSSNRYGYNFLERGPNATKTLLAKAAQIDPNKGERLFGLYGARGQNGNLPTSSSKGDYSTTGLDNFSLYSTVVRTATSTSPCPSGKIIPASVGECVPVLDANGNPVNGPTPDTVRPLSPGETDASFIAREINENPTLADLSKAALNVLGKDKDGFWLMIEGGDIDWAAHDDNMDNLIGTMNDFDKAVQEVINWIDKNGGWQKNLLIVTADHDHYLTLNNDFASKLTPNSNPNNSRGLKYNAKEITYNKHNPKEAGHFWGSDPNQKYLWGSHSRRLVPIYFQGAYSSTLVRYLGQPIQFTDSSGTYTAPGVSSVLDQSHIFQAMRAALTGSL, translated from the coding sequence ATGATTTCCATTTTGCAAAATTACAGGCGAGCGCTATGCTTTGCCATGTCTACTTTTTTCTGTGCTATCTGGCTCGTATTTGCTACCCCTGGAGTTGAATCTGCCCTAGCCGCAGGTAATGGAATTAACGTCATTATCATGATTGGTGATGGTATGGGCTGGCAAATGGCCAGAGCCGCAGCCGTAGCTAAAGGCGCACCTTTCTATACCAGTGGGAAAGGTTCTGGTTTGAGCTTCCAAAAGCTGACTGGATATGGATTAGTAACAACTTACGGTACAACTATTCAAAATAGTACGCCAGCTGATCCTACCAATCAGACACACATTACCAATAACTCAGCTCTAGATGGGACTAATCCATCGACAGGTAAGAGTTCTGTGCGTCCCAACTTTGAATTTTTACCTACACCATTTAATCCAGGCGATCGCGCTGATGGGAATAGTGAAGCACCCGGTAACTTAACAGGTTACGACCCCAGCAAAGGCGGACCTGCACCTTGGATACCCCTATCTCCCGCTACTCCTGGTAGCTACGATAAGGAGTACATCAAACATAGCTATCCCGACTCTGCTAACACCGCTACCACCCTCTACACAGGTGTTAAGAGCTACAACAACGCTTTAGGGGTAGATGTTTACGAGCAGAAATTGAAAACAATCCTAGAAATTGCCAAAGAACAAGGCAAAGCTACAGGACTAGTAACATCAGTACCTATAAGCCACGCTACACCTGCGGCAGCAGCTTCTTATGTCAACCGTCGTAGCAAATACGACAGTGTTTATGACCCTAACAAGACCAACCAAGATAGCATCTTACAACAGACCTTACTGGACTTTAAACCTAATGTCTTGTTGGGTGGTGGACATCCTTTAGACTTTGAAAACAGAACTAATACAGGCCCGATACCCAAATATACTTACATTACCCAAGACACCTACGAACATCTCAAAAACAATCCCAATCCCTCATCTAACCGCTACGGTTACAACTTCTTAGAGCGTGGTCCCAACGCCACGAAAACCTTATTAGCTAAAGCAGCGCAGATAGACCCAAATAAGGGCGAAAGATTATTCGGTCTCTATGGAGCGCGTGGACAAAATGGCAACTTACCTACAAGCTCCTCCAAAGGAGACTACAGCACCACAGGGTTAGATAACTTCTCCCTCTATAGCACTGTTGTCAGAACTGCCACATCCACATCTCCTTGCCCATCAGGAAAGATTATTCCTGCGTCTGTCGGTGAATGTGTTCCTGTCCTTGATGCCAACGGTAATCCAGTTAATGGCCCCACACCCGATACAGTTCGTCCCTTATCTCCTGGTGAAACAGACGCAAGTTTCATCGCTAGAGAAATCAACGAAAACCCCACCTTGGCTGATTTGAGCAAAGCTGCTCTTAACGTATTAGGTAAAGACAAAGACGGCTTTTGGCTAATGATTGAGGGTGGCGATATTGACTGGGCTGCTCATGATGACAATATGGACAACCTCATCGGTACAATGAATGACTTTGATAAGGCTGTCCAAGAGGTAATTAATTGGATTGACAAAAATGGTGGTTGGCAGAAGAATCTGTTAATTGTCACAGCCGACCATGACCACTATTTAACCCTCAACAATGACTTTGCTTCTAAACTCACTCCCAATTCCAACCCCAACAATTCTAGAGGCTTGAAGTATAACGCCAAAGAGATTACCTACAACAAGCACAACCCTAAAGAAGCTGGTCATTTCTGGGGTTCAGATCCCAATCAAAAATACCTCTGGGGAAGCCATAGCAGAAGGCTTGTACCCATTTATTTTCAAGGCGCTTACTCTTCAACCCTCGTTAGATATTTAGGCCAACCAATCCAATTTACAGATAGTTCTGGTACATACACTGCACCAGGTGTTTCCAGTGTGTTGGATCAAAGCCATATCTTCCAAGCAATGAGAGCTGCTTTAACTGGTTCGCTTTAA